Proteins from a genomic interval of Mesobacillus sp. S13:
- a CDS encoding cytosolic protein, with the protein MSKEDREKYSDFSNVEKQRNYVTAEDYPEGPYGSPFRKDEPVEGKSTPWREGQRSYSNFNYEFKSLHQGTPRKEAGAHPTHDDPDESEQPPYSDL; encoded by the coding sequence ATGAGCAAGGAAGACCGTGAAAAGTACTCTGATTTTTCGAATGTAGAAAAGCAGCGCAACTATGTAACGGCTGAAGACTATCCGGAGGGTCCATATGGATCACCTTTCCGGAAAGATGAACCAGTAGAAGGCAAAAGTACACCATGGCGTGAGGGACAGCGGTCCTACAGCAACTTCAACTATGAGTTCAAGTCCCTTCATCAGGGAACACCAAGAAAAGAAGCGGGTGCCCACCCAACCCATGATGATCCGGATGAAAGTGAACAGCCGCCGTATAGCGATCTATAA
- the lipA gene encoding lipoyl synthase, with translation MSKKEVQRKPEWLKIKLNTNENYTGLKKMMREKNLHTVCEEARCPNIHECWAVRRTATFMILGDVCTRACRFCAVKTGLPTELDWQEPERVADSVELMNLKHAVVTAVARDDLKDGGAAIFAETVRAIRKKNPFTSIEVLPSDMGGVEENLKTLMDARPDILNHNIETVKRLTPRIRARATYERSLEFLRRAKEMQPDIPTKSSIMVGLGETKEELIEAMDDLRANNVDILTLGQYLQPSKKHLDVQKYYHPDEFAELREIALKKGFSHCEAGPLVRSSYHADEQVNSAAKHRQELAEQEAQQA, from the coding sequence ATGAGCAAAAAAGAGGTACAGAGAAAGCCTGAATGGCTGAAGATAAAGTTGAACACGAACGAAAACTATACCGGCTTAAAAAAGATGATGCGTGAGAAAAACCTACATACTGTATGTGAAGAAGCCAGATGCCCGAACATTCATGAGTGCTGGGCAGTAAGACGAACTGCTACCTTCATGATCCTGGGGGATGTATGTACACGTGCATGCCGTTTTTGTGCTGTGAAAACAGGACTTCCAACTGAGCTTGACTGGCAGGAGCCAGAAAGAGTGGCGGATTCCGTTGAACTTATGAACCTGAAGCATGCTGTTGTGACTGCCGTCGCCCGTGATGATTTGAAAGACGGGGGAGCAGCAATTTTTGCCGAGACGGTAAGAGCAATCCGTAAGAAAAATCCGTTTACTTCAATAGAAGTATTGCCTTCCGACATGGGCGGAGTTGAGGAGAACCTGAAAACACTTATGGATGCACGCCCAGATATCCTGAATCATAACATCGAAACCGTAAAGCGCCTGACGCCTAGAATCCGTGCACGTGCAACTTACGAGCGTTCTCTGGAGTTCTTGCGCCGTGCAAAAGAAATGCAGCCGGATATTCCCACGAAATCCAGCATCATGGTTGGCTTAGGCGAGACGAAGGAAGAATTGATTGAGGCGATGGATGACTTGCGTGCTAACAATGTGGACATCCTTACTCTTGGTCAATACTTGCAGCCATCCAAGAAGCATCTTGATGTCCAAAAATACTACCATCCTGATGAATTTGCCGAGCTAAGGGAAATTGCGCTCAAGAAAGGCTTCAGCCATTGCGAAGCAGGCCCTCTTGTTCGTTCATCCTACCATGCCGACGAACAGGTCAACTCTGCCGCTAAACATCGACAAGAGCTTGCAGAACAGGAAGCCCAGCAGGCATAA
- a CDS encoding homoserine dehydrogenase, producing MQVISVGLLGLGTVGSGVVRIIENHQDKLMHQVGCPIKVKKILVQDVEKERSVKVDPSLLTVNPAEIMEDPEIEVVIEVMGGIEDTREHLLQALRSKKNIVTANKDLMAVHGSELLTVANENGCDLFFEASVAGGIPILRSLVDGLASDRITKMMGIVNGTTNYILTKMSQEGLAYDSILKEAQQLGYAEANPESDVEGLDAARKMAIMASLGFSMKIDLDDVKAKGITSVTEEDLQYGKQLGYTMKLLGIAVREGDKVEVCVEPALLPSSHPLSSVNNEYNAVYVYGEAVGETMFYGPGAGSLPTATAVVSDLVGVVKNMRLGVNGSSFVTPQYEKQLKDDGEVNSKYFLRLHVYDEVGVFSEITSLFANHNVSFEKILQMPLKEKELAEIVVVTHQASLKDYQNILMELRDLRVVKEVKSSYRVEGSVNV from the coding sequence ATGCAGGTAATCTCGGTTGGACTTCTAGGTTTGGGAACAGTAGGGTCAGGTGTGGTCAGGATTATCGAAAACCACCAGGATAAATTGATGCACCAGGTTGGGTGCCCGATTAAAGTGAAGAAAATCCTTGTTCAGGATGTTGAAAAAGAAAGGTCGGTAAAAGTGGATCCTTCTCTCCTGACGGTGAATCCAGCCGAAATTATGGAAGACCCGGAGATTGAAGTAGTCATTGAAGTTATGGGAGGCATCGAGGATACTCGTGAACATTTGCTTCAGGCATTAAGAAGCAAAAAGAATATTGTGACGGCAAACAAGGATTTGATGGCTGTCCATGGTTCCGAGCTTTTAACCGTCGCCAATGAAAATGGCTGCGACCTCTTTTTTGAAGCGAGCGTTGCCGGAGGAATTCCAATTTTGCGCAGCCTGGTGGACGGCCTTGCATCTGACAGGATTACAAAGATGATGGGCATTGTGAATGGCACAACAAACTACATTTTAACGAAGATGAGCCAGGAGGGACTGGCATACGATAGCATATTGAAGGAAGCGCAGCAGCTTGGGTACGCTGAGGCAAACCCTGAATCCGACGTAGAAGGTCTGGATGCGGCGAGAAAAATGGCCATCATGGCCTCGTTGGGATTTTCGATGAAAATTGATCTAGATGATGTAAAAGCGAAAGGAATCACTTCTGTAACCGAAGAGGACCTGCAATACGGGAAACAGCTGGGCTATACAATGAAACTGCTCGGCATCGCCGTCCGTGAAGGCGATAAGGTCGAGGTGTGTGTTGAGCCGGCATTGCTTCCATCATCGCATCCACTATCGTCCGTAAATAATGAGTACAATGCGGTGTACGTATATGGAGAAGCAGTAGGAGAAACAATGTTTTACGGTCCAGGAGCGGGAAGCCTGCCAACTGCCACAGCTGTGGTCTCGGATCTTGTGGGCGTCGTCAAAAATATGCGCCTTGGAGTCAACGGCAGTTCTTTTGTCACTCCGCAGTATGAGAAGCAGTTGAAGGATGATGGTGAAGTGAATTCTAAGTACTTCCTGAGACTTCACGTCTATGACGAAGTAGGCGTATTCTCGGAAATTACATCCCTTTTCGCGAACCATAATGTCAGCTTCGAAAAAATCCTCCAGATGCCTTTAAAGGAAAAGGAGCTTGCGGAAATTGTGGTTGTTACACATCAGGCTTCCCTGAAGGATTACCAGAATATTTTAATGGAGCTGCGCGACCTCAGGGTGGTGAAGGAAGTCAAAAGCTCTTACAGGGTCGAAGGAAGTGTCAATGTATGA
- a CDS encoding YhcN/YlaJ family sporulation lipoprotein yields MKKALLALGICGTVAMTGCGAGDNQASPNGRDGGAGIYQRSGNTLNVNDERPDLYNEDGRKGMKDRSEDFGYVRHQKTGVMGADEMESAYQAIDREQIADMISKYSLMAQNVDDVSTLVTDEEVLIVYATDSQNRNETADQVKRMAMSVVPRWFHVYVSDDTNLRNEVENFASLDTDSRDVDELIDGVVKQMLKSPQGRPMSTGENANGEAEGELNEETDKDEISNQMNKGK; encoded by the coding sequence TTGAAAAAAGCATTATTGGCTCTTGGTATTTGCGGGACTGTTGCGATGACGGGATGTGGAGCCGGTGACAATCAAGCTTCACCAAACGGCCGTGATGGCGGGGCTGGCATTTATCAGCGGAGCGGCAACACACTGAATGTGAATGATGAGCGCCCTGATTTGTATAACGAAGATGGACGCAAAGGAATGAAAGACAGAAGCGAGGACTTCGGCTATGTGCGCCACCAAAAAACAGGCGTAATGGGTGCAGATGAAATGGAAAGTGCCTATCAGGCAATCGACCGCGAGCAAATCGCCGACATGATCAGCAAATACAGCTTGATGGCACAAAATGTGGATGATGTATCCACACTAGTGACGGATGAGGAAGTTCTGATTGTATATGCAACAGATTCTCAAAATCGGAACGAGACTGCCGATCAGGTGAAGCGGATGGCCATGTCTGTAGTTCCACGCTGGTTTCACGTGTATGTATCAGATGACACTAACCTGCGCAACGAAGTCGAGAACTTTGCTTCACTCGATACCGATAGCCGTGATGTCGATGAATTGATTGATGGCGTAGTTAAACAAATGCTAAAATCTCCACAAGGCCGCCCGATGAGCACTGGCGAAAACGCAAATGGCGAAGCTGAGGGCGAATTGAACGAAGAAACCGATAAAGACGAAATTTCAAATCAAATGAATAAAGGGAAATAA
- a CDS encoding EAL domain-containing protein — MLPHSSICYYPPQFILRDPVVSGVKKAFNSGFEVAVIAYTIKNHHELASQLGDENWKFHKALKRHFKAVIESEIDREDMIVLHDYYSDSLSLFMRIDHNRYCISEIDAKMKKILREAESRIFHEYPTVQPIFDTGFIFIDKSVGSVHGAVLKAHQQAFAMAEKRIQTEFNEMVYEMKRIIAQQNIKLLAQPIIDVNTKEIRAWEMLTRGPEGTELESPLQLFSVARQTNMLYDLEMIVLRKTFDQVTSTGCLDDIFINFTPITLGNSRFVRDLKNLMQAYGSIKPNQITLEITERDSIEGIENFIYNIKVLRGMGIKIAVDDTGAGYASLNTISEIMPDVIKIDRSVIENIDKNSVKESMLKGLLLVAKEAGSTVIAEGIENEHEASVLSRNKVELAQGYFYARPGLLKTV; from the coding sequence ATGTTGCCTCATTCATCAATTTGTTATTACCCTCCGCAGTTCATTTTGAGGGATCCTGTCGTATCAGGGGTGAAAAAGGCTTTTAATAGTGGATTTGAAGTTGCTGTGATTGCCTATACGATTAAGAATCACCATGAACTGGCTTCGCAGCTTGGTGATGAGAACTGGAAGTTTCATAAGGCTTTGAAGCGGCATTTCAAAGCGGTGATCGAGAGTGAGATTGATAGGGAGGACATGATTGTCCTGCATGATTACTATAGTGACAGCCTGAGCCTGTTTATGCGGATCGACCATAATAGGTACTGTATTTCTGAAATTGATGCGAAAATGAAGAAGATCCTCAGGGAAGCGGAAAGCAGGATTTTTCATGAGTACCCTACAGTCCAGCCTATCTTTGATACAGGGTTTATTTTTATCGATAAATCGGTCGGTTCCGTACATGGTGCTGTCTTAAAGGCACACCAGCAGGCCTTTGCGATGGCCGAGAAACGGATCCAAACCGAATTCAATGAAATGGTTTATGAAATGAAGCGGATCATTGCTCAGCAAAATATCAAGCTTTTAGCGCAGCCGATCATAGACGTCAATACAAAGGAAATCCGTGCCTGGGAGATGCTGACAAGAGGTCCTGAGGGAACGGAGCTTGAGAGTCCATTGCAGCTTTTTTCCGTTGCCCGGCAGACTAATATGCTCTATGACCTGGAAATGATTGTGTTAAGAAAAACGTTTGATCAAGTTACATCGACTGGCTGCCTTGATGATATTTTCATCAATTTCACGCCGATTACCCTCGGCAATTCTCGATTCGTCCGGGATCTGAAGAACTTGATGCAAGCTTACGGCAGCATTAAGCCAAACCAGATCACTTTGGAAATCACCGAGAGGGACTCGATTGAGGGAATCGAGAATTTTATCTATAATATAAAGGTGTTAAGAGGAATGGGAATCAAAATAGCGGTTGATGATACTGGAGCAGGGTACGCCAGCCTGAATACCATCAGTGAAATCATGCCGGATGTCATCAAGATCGACCGTTCCGTCATCGAGAACATTGATAAGAATTCTGTGAAGGAGTCTATGCTGAAAGGGCTGTTGCTTGTCGCCAAAGAAGCGGGGTCGACGGTCATTGCGGAAGGAATCGAAAATGAGCATGAAGCATCGGTCCTCTCACGGAACAAGGTAGAGTTGGCGCAAGGGTATTTTTATGCCCGTCCGGGATTGTTGAAAACCGTCTAG
- a CDS encoding YutD family protein — MICINNLCYEIVDEGRDGFNEEAFRARYSEILTKYDYIVGDWGYGQLRLRGFFDDQNQKSTFDTKISTVSEYLYEYCNFGCAYFVAKKVAKQAQDK, encoded by the coding sequence ATGATTTGCATCAATAACCTTTGCTACGAGATCGTGGATGAAGGACGAGACGGCTTTAACGAAGAAGCCTTTCGTGCGAGATATAGCGAAATTTTAACGAAGTATGACTATATTGTTGGCGACTGGGGTTACGGACAGCTAAGGCTAAGAGGTTTTTTCGATGATCAAAACCAGAAGTCAACTTTCGATACGAAAATTAGTACCGTCAGCGAGTACTTATATGAGTATTGCAATTTTGGCTGTGCCTATTTTGTCGCCAAGAAGGTAGCGAAGCAAGCTCAGGATAAATAG
- a CDS encoding 2-hydroxyacid dehydrogenase — MKPYVYITRKLPEETIAELTELFDVKMWDHEDIPAPREVILKEAEKSSALITMLSDKVDEEALSAGENLKVVANLAVGFDNIDLEAATKRGIIVTNTPDVLTETTADLTFALLMATARRIVEAAEYIKAGKWGGWSPYLLAGHDVYGKTIGIVGMGKIGEAVARRAKGFGMEILYHNRSRKPEAEKELGAVYSSFEDLVTKADFVVSLAPLTPETKNLFTADVFTKMKNSAIFINAGRGPVVDEQALYEALKDGDIAGAGLDVFEKEPISAEHPLLQLPNVTAIPHIGSASTETRTTMIKLCCTNVKAVLTGDSPKTIVNKEVL; from the coding sequence ATGAAACCCTATGTGTATATCACCAGGAAATTGCCCGAAGAAACAATTGCCGAGCTCACTGAGCTTTTTGATGTGAAAATGTGGGATCATGAAGATATCCCTGCCCCGAGGGAAGTTATTTTAAAAGAAGCTGAAAAATCCAGTGCCTTGATCACGATGCTATCTGACAAAGTCGATGAGGAAGCACTGTCTGCAGGCGAAAACCTGAAAGTGGTTGCCAATCTGGCAGTTGGCTTTGATAATATTGATTTGGAAGCAGCGACAAAGCGCGGAATCATCGTGACGAACACGCCGGATGTGCTGACAGAAACAACAGCAGACCTTACTTTTGCTTTGTTGATGGCTACAGCTAGACGGATTGTCGAAGCGGCAGAATATATTAAGGCCGGCAAGTGGGGAGGCTGGAGTCCGTACCTGCTTGCCGGGCATGATGTTTACGGTAAGACAATCGGGATTGTCGGCATGGGAAAAATAGGGGAAGCGGTGGCGCGCAGAGCTAAAGGGTTTGGCATGGAAATCCTTTACCATAACCGCTCCCGCAAACCTGAAGCCGAAAAAGAACTAGGCGCTGTTTATAGTTCTTTCGAGGATCTTGTGACAAAGGCTGACTTTGTTGTGTCACTTGCTCCGTTGACGCCAGAAACTAAAAATCTTTTTACAGCCGATGTCTTTACGAAGATGAAAAACAGTGCCATTTTCATTAATGCTGGCCGCGGCCCGGTTGTGGACGAGCAGGCGTTATATGAGGCGCTTAAAGATGGGGATATTGCTGGTGCGGGACTTGATGTGTTTGAAAAAGAACCTATTTCCGCCGAACATCCACTGCTTCAATTGCCAAACGTGACGGCGATTCCGCACATCGGCAGTGCGAGCACCGAAACGAGGACAACCATGATCAAATTGTGCTGCACAAATGTGAAAGCTGTTCTGACGGGCGACAGTCCAAAAACAATTGTAAATAAAGAAGTGCTCTAA
- a CDS encoding TIGR01457 family HAD-type hydrolase, translating to MKKYKGYLIDLDGTMYRGSERIEAASDFIKRLIEAEIPYLFVTNNSSRTPAQVAEKLRSFDIPTTEEQVFTTSQATANYIYEQKQDATVYVIGEEGIQTAIQEKGLKFAGEDADFVVSGIDRGITYEKLAVGCLAVRNGATFISTNGDIAIPTERGLLPGNGSLTSVIAVSTQTDPIFIGKPESVIMEQALKVLGTEKEETLMVGDYYDTDILAGMRAGMDTLLVHTGVTTKELLKGYQEMPTYTVDSLDDWEV from the coding sequence ATGAAAAAGTATAAAGGTTATTTAATTGATTTAGATGGTACAATGTATCGCGGTTCAGAGCGCATCGAAGCCGCTTCTGATTTTATAAAAAGGCTGATTGAGGCTGAAATACCTTATCTATTCGTTACGAATAATTCATCGCGGACACCGGCACAGGTGGCGGAAAAGCTCCGCAGCTTTGATATCCCTACGACGGAGGAGCAGGTTTTTACGACAAGCCAGGCTACAGCCAACTATATTTATGAACAAAAACAGGATGCGACTGTCTATGTGATTGGTGAAGAGGGCATCCAGACAGCGATTCAGGAAAAGGGACTGAAATTTGCAGGGGAAGACGCTGATTTTGTTGTTTCAGGGATCGACCGCGGCATTACATATGAAAAACTGGCAGTTGGCTGTCTTGCAGTCAGGAACGGAGCAACCTTCATTTCGACAAATGGGGATATTGCAATCCCGACTGAGCGAGGTTTACTTCCGGGGAACGGTTCACTGACGTCGGTAATCGCTGTATCGACACAGACAGATCCGATTTTTATCGGGAAGCCGGAATCGGTGATCATGGAGCAGGCATTAAAGGTACTTGGCACAGAAAAAGAGGAAACTCTTATGGTCGGTGATTATTATGATACCGACATCCTCGCAGGCATGAGGGCAGGGATGGACACACTCCTCGTCCACACAGGAGTTACGACGAAGGAACTTCTCAAAGGGTATCAGGAAATGCCAACCTACACAGTGGATTCACTGGACGATTGGGAAGTGTAA
- a CDS encoding DUF3055 domain-containing protein — translation MNEEFFLYDDVEETKTRYVSFVGENQRFDLAIMQTGRYYGKSIVMDIQGSRFAILGQDDLDEEGYLEYAYNLSEEDAEELRSFLRPIL, via the coding sequence ATGAACGAAGAATTTTTTTTATACGATGATGTTGAAGAAACAAAAACTCGCTATGTAAGCTTTGTAGGTGAGAACCAGCGCTTTGACCTGGCCATCATGCAAACTGGCCGTTATTATGGCAAAAGCATTGTGATGGATATCCAGGGAAGCCGATTTGCGATTCTTGGCCAGGATGACCTCGATGAAGAGGGTTATCTTGAGTATGCCTATAATCTTTCTGAAGAAGATGCAGAGGAACTTCGCTCATTCCTGCGACCGATCCTTTAA
- a CDS encoding phosphatidylglycerophosphatase A: MLEKKRAIHMTEETARKWLHERGVEIEDIANLVFFLQEKYHPNLQMEECIENVERVLSKREVQNAILTGIQLDILAEQKKLGEPLQSIIETDESLYGVDEILAFSIVNIYGSIGFTNYGYIDKAKPGILDRLNDKEASGKCHTFLDDIVGAVAAAASSRLAHRAANVED, translated from the coding sequence ATGTTAGAAAAAAAACGTGCCATCCATATGACAGAGGAAACAGCCCGGAAATGGCTCCATGAACGAGGAGTAGAAATAGAAGATATCGCCAATCTCGTATTTTTCCTTCAGGAAAAATACCACCCGAACCTGCAGATGGAGGAATGTATTGAAAATGTAGAACGAGTCCTTTCCAAGCGTGAAGTGCAGAATGCGATTCTGACAGGAATCCAGCTGGATATCCTTGCAGAACAAAAGAAGCTTGGCGAACCGCTGCAATCAATTATTGAAACAGACGAAAGTTTGTACGGCGTGGATGAAATCCTCGCATTTTCAATCGTTAATATATATGGATCGATCGGCTTTACCAATTATGGATACATCGATAAAGCAAAACCAGGAATCCTTGATAGGCTTAATGATAAAGAAGCATCCGGCAAATGCCATACCTTCCTGGATGATATTGTTGGAGCAGTTGCGGCTGCAGCCTCAAGCCGACTTGCCCACCGAGCGGCAAATGTTGAAGATTGA
- the yutH gene encoding spore coat putative kinase YutH: MMFQKMLKEVYGISADSEVSLGRYHGYKHNEGLYLIMDANGTKEQEINELARIADHMQKAGDRNVSMLLADKQGKQICDWEGRKYCVLVNKAVPMPEKMKTGRKLAKFHARGRQIPFKVESMNRVGQWKQLWEKRLDQMEKVWSGKLYTEPENDFEKMFMESFPYYMGLSENAIQYLADTEIDDKPTRIDHGTVCYERFTNNVWRGSYFVKNPFEWVFDHASRDLAEWVRDRYFANIQTSQPEIKHFLAEYQSLTMLSPFSWRLLYARLLFPLHYYETVENYYITQSEQTKRQLEDRLRKYLTQSSDHERFLSHFYHLSDAPVKAGKLPPVDWLLR, from the coding sequence ATGATGTTTCAAAAGATGTTAAAAGAAGTATATGGGATTTCTGCAGATTCAGAAGTATCTCTTGGAAGATATCATGGATATAAGCATAATGAAGGGCTTTATTTGATTATGGACGCTAATGGGACAAAAGAGCAAGAAATAAATGAGCTGGCAAGGATTGCTGACCATATGCAAAAAGCGGGGGACCGGAATGTATCGATGCTGCTCGCTGACAAACAAGGCAAGCAAATTTGTGATTGGGAGGGCAGGAAATATTGCGTGCTCGTAAACAAAGCAGTACCGATGCCTGAAAAAATGAAAACAGGCAGGAAGCTGGCCAAGTTTCATGCAAGAGGCAGGCAAATACCTTTCAAGGTTGAAAGCATGAACAGGGTGGGACAATGGAAGCAGCTATGGGAAAAGCGGCTCGACCAGATGGAGAAGGTGTGGAGCGGAAAGCTTTACACTGAACCGGAGAACGATTTTGAGAAGATGTTTATGGAATCTTTTCCTTATTACATGGGTTTATCTGAAAATGCGATTCAATATCTCGCTGATACAGAGATCGATGATAAGCCGACAAGAATTGACCATGGGACTGTTTGTTATGAGCGTTTCACGAATAATGTTTGGAGAGGAAGCTATTTTGTAAAAAATCCTTTTGAATGGGTTTTTGACCATGCAAGCCGGGATCTTGCTGAATGGGTCAGAGATCGTTATTTTGCCAACATCCAGACGAGCCAGCCGGAAATCAAGCACTTTCTGGCAGAATACCAATCGTTGACGATGCTTTCGCCTTTTTCATGGCGGCTGCTTTACGCCAGATTACTGTTCCCGCTCCATTACTATGAGACAGTTGAAAATTATTATATCACCCAATCAGAGCAAACGAAGCGGCAGCTCGAGGACCGTCTGCGGAAGTACCTGACACAGAGCAGTGATCATGAGCGGTTCCTAAGCCATTTTTATCATCTCAGTGATGCCCCGGTAAAAGCAGGGAAACTTCCTCCAGTTGATTGGTTATTACGTTAG
- a CDS encoding DUF86 domain-containing protein yields MYFVDRDQIEETLQFLNRQIDFFESNGPWESPMEKSALERAAHTMVEAVLDVGNAMIDGFIMRDPGSYEDIIDILDDEKVVTKEMSAGLKKIVLFRKMLVQQYTAVDHAGLIETFKAELPHLKLFSVKVREYLTNELGPVSAFKK; encoded by the coding sequence ATGTACTTTGTCGACAGGGATCAAATCGAAGAAACATTGCAGTTTTTGAACAGGCAAATTGACTTTTTTGAAAGCAATGGACCATGGGAATCGCCAATGGAAAAATCGGCCCTCGAGCGTGCAGCGCATACGATGGTTGAAGCCGTACTCGATGTGGGCAACGCGATGATCGATGGCTTCATCATGCGTGACCCAGGAAGCTATGAAGACATCATTGACATTTTGGATGATGAAAAAGTCGTAACTAAAGAAATGAGCGCAGGATTGAAAAAAATCGTCCTGTTCCGAAAGATGCTTGTCCAGCAGTACACAGCAGTGGACCATGCCGGCCTAATTGAAACCTTCAAGGCCGAGCTTCCTCATCTCAAGCTTTTTTCGGTAAAAGTGAGGGAGTACCTTACCAATGAACTAGGACCGGTTTCCGCTTTTAAAAAGTAA
- the glpX gene encoding class II fructose-bisphosphatase, translating to MERELALEIVRVTEAAALASAQWMGRGKKNEADDAATTAMRKMFDSVNMDGIVVIGEGELDEAPMLYIGERLGTKMGPKVDIAVDPLEGTNIVAKGHNNAMAVIAVADKGTLLHAPDMYMQKIAVGISAAGKISLDDPIEKTIEIVAKANNKRIQDLTVIIQERERHDDLIERVRQKGARVKLFGDGDVGASIATALPHTGVDLFVGTGGAPEGVISAAALKALGGDMQARLVPQTIEEEERCIAMGLKDPRQLLMLDDLVSGDDAIFAATGVSSGELLDGVRFLGGDLVETHSIVMRSKTKTVRYITAHHHLEHKPHLVMV from the coding sequence TTGGAACGCGAATTGGCACTTGAAATCGTCAGAGTGACGGAGGCTGCGGCGCTGGCATCTGCTCAGTGGATGGGCCGCGGCAAGAAGAATGAAGCGGATGATGCAGCGACTACGGCAATGCGCAAGATGTTCGATTCAGTCAATATGGATGGAATTGTTGTCATTGGTGAAGGGGAACTGGATGAGGCTCCGATGCTTTATATAGGAGAACGCCTTGGCACAAAAATGGGCCCAAAAGTCGATATTGCGGTGGACCCGTTGGAAGGGACAAATATCGTCGCCAAAGGGCATAATAATGCCATGGCCGTAATTGCTGTCGCGGATAAAGGTACCCTTCTTCATGCACCAGACATGTACATGCAAAAGATTGCTGTCGGAATAAGTGCTGCTGGGAAAATCAGTCTAGATGATCCTATCGAGAAGACAATTGAAATCGTAGCCAAAGCCAACAATAAGCGAATTCAAGATTTAACTGTCATCATCCAAGAGCGTGAACGCCACGATGATTTGATTGAACGAGTTAGGCAAAAAGGAGCACGAGTGAAGCTTTTCGGCGATGGCGATGTAGGTGCGTCGATTGCGACTGCCCTTCCACATACAGGAGTCGATCTTTTTGTGGGAACAGGCGGTGCGCCGGAAGGAGTCATTTCTGCTGCTGCCCTAAAAGCACTAGGCGGAGATATGCAGGCGAGACTAGTCCCTCAAACAATTGAGGAAGAAGAGCGATGCATTGCCATGGGCTTAAAAGATCCAAGACAATTGCTGATGTTAGATGACCTTGTTTCCGGAGACGATGCGATTTTTGCCGCGACTGGCGTTTCAAGTGGTGAATTGCTCGACGGGGTGCGCTTCCTTGGCGGAGACCTTGTTGAAACACATTCCATTGTTATGCGTTCAAAGACCAAGACCGTCCGTTACATCACAGCTCATCATCACCTAGAACACAAGCCACACTTAGTGATGGTTTAA